The genomic interval CTCGCCACTTGCTGTGCAAGTACGTTCTCATCGTGCAACTTGCCTTGCTCCGCCAAACGCAACAGCTCCTCATCCGGCATCGACGCCCACAGAAAGTAGGATAGTCGTGTGGCAAGCTCATGGTCTGAGATCAGGACAGGTGCGTCGGTCTCATTGGGTGCTTCCCACAAAAAGATAAACTTGGGTGACACCATCGCGGCTTCCAGTGCAAACTGGATGCTCGAATCGAAAGACGAATCGGTTTCATAGGCAGCATCGAAGAGGTCAACGTACTCTTGGACTTCGCTTTCAGCTACCGCACGTCGAAAGGCACGCGGCAGGAACTTGGTCAAGACGACTCTGGCTGCATCGCTCGGAGAACGATCGTTGGAGGGCTGCGCCACAATCAAACGCTTGCGTGATCCGGGATCGGTCAACGCATGCCCCAAAGCCGATCGCGCCGCGTCGATATACTTTTCGGCATAGATCGGCGAGATAAAAAGTGTCTCTGCCGCATTGTCAAATCCTTCACCGCCCGCTCCGTCGATCGGCAACGCGTGAGCAGCGTTGACGTGAATGCCGAGCAAATCACGCACCGTGTTGGCGTACTCGGTGCGGTTGAGCCGTCTCAGCATCGGTCCACCAGGAGAGACTCCATCGTCGCAGACAGCAGTGTGAATGGTCGAGCGAACCCATTTCACAAATGCGTCGCGTTCTGCATCGCTCGGTGCCTCGCTGTCTTTGGGAGGCATCTGACGTTCGGCAACCCTCTGTGCGATTCGGTTCCATGCTTTGATAGAACTCGTGACATCATCCTTGGAATGAAAGGTTTGCAAGTCCAAACCCGATTCGGCATCCTGCCCTGTATGGCAGTCCACACAAAAGCGTTGCACAAAGCTTATGGATGCCTGATCCATTGCTGGATCGTCAGCCAAACATGAAGGCAGATTCTGCGTGCAGATGATCAAACACAGTAGGGGCGGGATCGTGGATCGAAGATCGAGCATGATTTCAGACGAACACGATGCGTTGCCGTTGAAGCACGACAGATTGCGTTGTGTATCGTTATCTTGGTGGGCAACGGTGAGGTGGGTAAACGACAGTATACCCCACCGAGCCGACGAAACACCACGGGAAATGCGATGTGCCACGAATCAGAATGGAGAAGCCGAAGCGGATTACCGTTTCGTGAAGCAAGAACATGGCGGGCGGAACCCGAACACCATCCCTGGCAGCGTGGTTTTCGGGTGGCAAGGTAATGATTGGCGTAGTGGATCTTGTTAAAGATCCCGGAGCGGAGGGATCTTTAACAAGATCCACTACAATAACGCCACATAAAGTTTGATCGTTCCTAACGGCTCCAGCACGATCAATCGTGCCTAGCGGGACGAATAGCTTTCGTCCGGCGTGGACTCTGCGTTGGTTGATCCAGTGATCAACGTCGGTGAGACATCGGGCGGAGCGACCACTGTCGGAGCTTCATCCGATTTGCCTTTGACGATGTACGTGTCGGTCGCGTTGGCTTCCTTTTGGTAGCGTTGACGGTATTTATCGCCGTAACCGTAGCCGATCGATTGGTAGCTGCCGCTGGCACTCGCCTTGTACGACGCACTACCGCTGACTTCGTCGATCTTGTTGACCACAACTCCGACGATTCGCACGCCGGCGGATCGCAGCATGGCAACGGACTCTTTTGCATTCGGTTTGCACCGACGACGAATCCGCATCACCAGCATCGCGGCGTCAACGTAAGTCGTGACCACGGCCGGGTCGCTGACCATCAGCAACGGTGGCGTGTCGACGATGACAAAGTCGTAGTTGGCCCGAGCCCAATCAAAGACATCGCTGAGCTCGGCGATCGTGAGAGCTTCCGCGGGGTTTGCCGGCAGAGGGCCACAAGCCATGATGTCGAGGTTCTCGATAGGTGTTTCGTGAACGGCAGCGCCGGGGCTCATCTCACCATTGAGCACGTTTGTCAGACCGACATCGGATTGCAAATTGAATCGCAGTGACATCCGAGGACTTCGCAAGTCCAAGTCGATGAGCAGGACTTTCTTGCCCGACTGAGCAATCGAGCAACCGATATTGGCTGCGATCGTGCTTTTTCCGTCACCCGGCAATGGGCTAGTGATTTGGAATACCTTGCTGTCGTAGGCGCGTCGATCGAAGAACAACGCCGTGCGAATCCCTCGAATCGCTTCTGCGGATGAGGAATACGGCCGGTGGACGACGGAGAGTTTGGGATCGAGCCGAGAAAGCTCTTTGTCCATCACGGTCTTGCCTTGTTGGACACGGCTTTCGTCCAACGGGATGTGCGACAGAACCGGCAACCGCAGTTCCTTTTGGATTTCCTCTGCACTGCGGAACATCTTCGCACCGGCTTCGAACAACATCGCCATCAAACCACTCAAACCGAGCCCGAGCATTCCGAACAGGATCAAGTCCTTTTTCAAGTCAGGGCCGGTCACATACGCGTTGCCCGTGTTGAGCAAAGGTTCGACGACGATGCCGCCGTTGGTGTTGGCCAAGTCGAGTTCTTCGATCCGTTGATCCAACTCATCCAGCATTCCCTTCAGGAAATCCATCTTGCGATTGAACGCTTTGTCGGTGTTCTCGGCTTTGTGCAACTGGTCGGCGAGTGCCTCTTCCGTAGCGATTTTTTGATCCAACTCACGCATATCTTCTTGTAGGACCGTCAAACGCTGAGCCAAGCCGCCCATGTACGCGGCCACAAAACTCGAGGCACGTTCTTGCCGCTCTTTCAGTCGCAATGTGTTGATGTCCGTCGTCTTGATTTCAGCCCGCAATTGGGCCTGACGTGCCGCCTTCTGTGATTCCAACTCATTCAGTCGCCGCCGAATGTTTTCGATCTTGCTGGTAATGGAAACCACTTGCGGGTGATTGTCACCGAACTGTGAAATCAACTCAGCACGCTCGGTCTCCAATGGCACAAGCTGCTGCTCCACTCCCAGACGCTCCAATTCCAAGTCGTCACCCAAGCCCAAGACGTTCGCTGCCATGGGGGACTGGATCTCAGAAAAGCGATTGGGGTCGCCCAGCCCAGCGCTCCCACCGATCATTTGTGCCACCATGATCGGGTCAGGATTTTGCTGTCGGATCAGGTCCGCGGTCTTCAGTTCCCGCTCATACTTCATTGCCTCGGATTCCAAGTCCTCACGTTCCGCTTGCAGTCGAAGCTGTCGTTCGCGGTGGGGATTGATGACCTGGCGATCTTTGTCCCATTTCAGTGGCGAGTTTTCTTGGAACTCGTGGTATTCCTCAACCAGTTCCTCGTACTTTGGTAACAAGTCGTTGTAGGCTTGATTGACCAGCTTGCCGAGGTTGTCGAGTTGCGATTCGCGTTCGGCGTCAAAGTGGTCGCTGATTGCAGCGCTCATCACGTTGACGGCGGCAACGCAGAGCGCGGGATCGCCACCTTCGAAACTCAGCGAGGCAATCATTCGGTCGCGAGAATCGGCGGCGTTGGTGATCGTTTGAAATCGAACTCCACTGCGGATCGTCGCGGCGATCTGCGCTACCGACTTTCCTGTCATCGACGGCAGCAGCGTCAACGCAGGATCTTGCGCGACGCTCGCCATGATCGAGTCCGACGTGATCACCGACTGCATGATGTTGCCGCTAGGGATACCGCCTTCCATCACACCGGTCTGCGAATTCAAAATCAGCGGCTTGTCGCTGCGAAACATCAGTTTCGAGGAAGCCATGTACGTGGTCGGCTTTCGCTGGTATACCCAGTATCCCACACCGAGTCCGACTGCGGTAAAAATTACCAGCAACCACTTGAACCGCCAAAGTACGGTCAGCATTGACTCGCCGGACAGGCCAGGCAGATCCTCGCCAGCGGCGGCGTCATTGATCTGGTGAATGTCTTGTTCCAACATGAATCAATCTTAGATCATTGGGACGAAATGTGATGGTGGCAGTCTGCGGTAGTGAACGTCGAGGACATCAGCCCCTCGGGACGCGACCTCTGGAGAATCGCCAGAGCACTCCCTAGTCTACACGTGAGCAGTCTACACGTGAGCTATGCCGCCCCTGACCAATATGGCAGAGAATGACGGTAGACCGAAACTTACAGACAACTGTTCTGGCAAATGTGATGGTTGCGCGTTACGACCCTTCAAACTGTTATTCGGACACTGCCCAGAGAACGATTGTGGGTTTACCGCCATTTTTGTCAAAAGCTTCCACGGCAAACCGCCAAGGGGGCTTTTTACCGCTACCACCGTCAAATACCTATTGCCCGCATCGGAAAAACACGGATTTTCAGCGATTCGACTTTAGTTCTCTGAGACGTTAACCGGCGACGTTAGTTCCCCTGAACGAACATTCACCGTCCGATCGGCTTCGTTCGCGAGCTGGGAGTGCTTGGCTGCCGAGGAATCATCGCCGATCTCGCGGAAAATCTCCGCCAGCAATTCGTGACATGTCCGCTCGCTGTCCGAACAGGCCAAGACACGTTCCAGATCCGCCCTAGCGGCTTGGGCCTCCCCCATCCTGTGCAGGAGCTTCCCGCGAGCCAACAGCAATCTCCAGTCATCTGGGCAGCGTTGCAGGGTCTGGTTGAGCAGTTTGAGCCCTTGCTTTTGATTGCCGGGATCTCCAACGCCCAGCAAACCGGCGAGAACAGAGACCAGGTGAATCGCGTCCGCTTCAGATTCACGCCGGAATGCCAAATCCAAGTGAGGACGCGCCTTCGATTCGTCACCGGCCAATAGAAACACGATCGCTTCGATCAAATGGGCTCGCTGGTTCGAGTTGTCACGGAGCATCGCCAAGTGCGCTGCTGCTGTGTTGCTAAGATCGACTGACGGCGAGTCATGGGCGAGTTGCAAGAGGGCCTGACGGACGTCGACGTGATCCGGGGCGACCAGAGCAGCTTGAGCGACGATGTTGGCCCTTTGCAGAAACGATTCTGAATTGTCGACAGACGCCCCCAGTTTTTCGCTCATCGTCAGCAAAGCTTCGGCGCATGGCCACCGAAGCCGCTCGTCCTCTGCGACTCGCATGCCTTCGCTAAGCGTCTTGTACGCGAGATGGTGCTCGCCGCGGATAGCAAACGCCCTGGCCAGCCCCAACCTGCTTTCGACATCAGCAGGGGTTTCACGAATGGTGGCTTGCAAATGAGTAACGGCTTCCTTGGCTAGCCTGTTGGCGTTTTGCTGATCGCCCAATTCCGCCATCAGTTGGGCAGCTTGCAAACTCTGCGATCGATCTTGCCTAGCAAGTTCGTCAAACATCTCCGCCGCCGGCTTCGTCGCACCGGTGTCCATCAGGAAATGGGCATACAACTCGCTCGCATATCGAGATTCCTTTTCGGGCAGTCTTCCCTTTGTGATCTGATACAAACGATCGATCATTTCACGCTGGGAATCGGACCATTGGGTGCGACGCGTCATGCCCTCGCGAACCATCGTACCGCCTCGCGGCGCGATACCATCAGAGGCGTTAACAAACATCATCGAATCCAGAACCCACAATGCCGCCGGCGAATACTGGTCCGACATCGCTAGTTGATTCATGATCGCCATTGCATCTGTCGGATGGCCCTGCAGTTGATACAACAACGCTAATTGGAATCGATAGCCCGGATTTTCAGGAGCGAGCACCAAGAGTCGCTCGGCGGCGATCTCGGCTCGTCGCGTCTCCGACTCACGAATGGCGTTCGTCAACACGTCCCCGTAGGTCGTTTCGCTCTGTGAATCGTCCCGCAGGATCGCAATGAGAGCTAAGGCAGTCAGCGTCGATGCAACTGCGATCGCTGGAACGGCTGGCAGGATCGACTTGACATCCCGTGTAGCAAACCAGCGAACGATGAATTGCATCGTCCAGGCGAGCCAAGAAAACGGATTGATGAGTCCTAACAATTTCAGTTCTTGATCATCGTCTGACCATTTGCGTCTCAAACGAATCAACCAGTCGCTGTCGGACAACGGTCCAGAATGATCGAAGGAATCCCACAGTGTAGAAATCCGTGGCAGCCGCAGCGCGCGTCTGACAGACATCCATCGGTCCGTTGCCCGTTCCCAGAACTCGCTCAGAGAGCTCATTTCACGGCCTCCGACATCACATCGTGGACCGTTTTACCCGAAAACATTGCGCGCGCGGTGCGACGCGGGGTGTTGGACGACGAGAAATCTGCTTGCGTGTATTTCGTCTTGTGCCAAGTCAGAGATTGCTGAACGACCGACCGAAATTGATGGAATCGACGCCCCAGCTCGAACAACTGGTCGTCCGAAATGGGTTGGGCTGACTCGTACCAAAGCTGCAACATCAGTTTTCCGCCCGCACCTTCCTTCGCTCGATTTTCTAAGTCGGTATCGCTTCTATACATCGCATTGACTGCACCGATCAGCGGAACACCCAATCGCCCTCCGTATCCATCGACGGCATCAAAGAACAAGTGCCCCCTGACTCCCGTTGAATTCGTGAACAGTGCTCGCGCGATCGACGGAGATTCCATCGGATCATTTGCATCGACGTTTCGCCACGCAGCATTCCATTCTTGAACCCTCCAGTCATTCGCAGTGTAGTATCGACGTAAATCATGCCAATCCTGATAGGGTTGACTAATCGAGATCAGGATTGGCGAGCCTTGGAACTCGCCTGACCAAACATCGGTGTATTTTAAGTCACGATGTTCGTCGACACTTTGTAGTGATTGGCCACGAATCAATGCGTATCGAGCCAGCAACTCGTCCATCTCGGTTGACTCCGCCCAGGGCGTGATCGCTGCGGGCATGGGGAAAGCCTGTGTCCAATTCATGGTTGTCGTCAGGACGCCCAATGAAGCAATGGGTACGGCAAAAAGCATCGCGGCCCAAAGCATGGTTTTGGTCCAAACGATGGGCGGAATGCCCGGCTGGTCCATTTCGGATGGATGCCATTGGGAATCCAGTTCTTTCTCCAACGCCGTGCCCCAAGCCATCAGCCAATTCCAGCCCATTGACAACGGATTGCTCAATCGACCCGCTTCGGTTTCCGGTACCGGATTGCTCGCGATCGCCAACAGACGATCCGTTGATAAGATCATCAGCATGGCCAAAGCCAACGAGCCAACACCGAGCCATCGGTTCATTGTTGGATCAGCAGGGTCAACTTCGTACCACTCCGCCCCCAAAGCCACGATCGTCACGTGAATTGCATTGACCGCAACGAGCCATGCTGCACAGACACTCCAATAGACAGGAGCCATCATCGCTGGTCGACGAAAAACGACAAACCAGATCATCGTCAGCATCAATAGCAAAGAGAGCGTCGGTGTCCCTTTGCAGACTTCCGAGACAAAGATCGGTCCGCCACTGATCTCCAAGACGTCTTGTCGGACATAGTGAACCACGTCCATCGCATCGAGCAACCAGCTTGCCATCGCCCCAGAGATGCCTGACATCCGGGTGAGAAATTTGTCTGTGATACCAGCAGGAAAACGCACCAACATCAGTGGTAGCCACGCCAAATAAACAAGGCTTTGGCGCGTGGTCGCAAAAGGAAATTGGCTCCGCAGGCAGGCCGTCGCGGCGAGCAGGAAACCGAGGGCAGAGAGCGCCGGCGAGAATCGAAATCCAGAATACGCCCCCAATGCCAAACTCATCGCGACCAAGATCACCGAGAAGACGCTCGAAGGCATCCGCAGAACTCGGTCCCAGCGATTGGCCACCAGCCCTGTCAATGCCAACAATATCGCGGGAATCGTGATCCAGCGGTCATGACTGGGCAATCCCGCCAAATAGGCGACGGTTCCTGGAATGGAAGCCAGCAGGACTGCGAACCAAAAAAGCAGCACCGAACCGGCGTATGCACGCAAGCGTTTGGGGGCCGATGCTGTTTCTCGGATAGGCAACTGATTGTCCCTCGTGCGGTGGGTATCCTATTGTGGACTTTTGAAACGTGGGAGTAAATGGAGGCAAGGGATTTCTGATGATCGCGTATGGACAAGCGTACACGCCCCGGTGCCGCTCTTGCAGGATTTCGAGGGAAAACCAGAGAATGGGTCTGTGTTCGCTTGCTACAAATCGTGACGCCTCTCTTCTCTATCTGTCCAAACGAACGATGAATCTGACGTAACTTTCGTTCGATGGGATGTCCCGTTTACGCCGATTTTGGACGTTGCGCGATGCCCAGATGGACGACTTATTTGAAAACCATCCCTTGGCGTTTGATTTTTCGCATCGCTTGAGAAACCGTGAACGATGTGTCGTACAGATCATCGCATCTGACTTCCCTCGGTGTGCCCCGGTTGGAACAAGCCATAAAACCGGATCATTCGTGTCACACACTCCCGCCCACCATCCACTTCGCAAAACCGTGCCTGAATCTTTGGCCTTAGCCGCTGCTGATGACCCGTCGACCTCCGGTCAAGTCCAAGCCGAATCGGGGGACTTAGAAAGGGAGAGAGGGGGTGTTTGGGCATCTCCGTACTTGCTGACGATTTTGGTCGCCCTCGGTTTCCTGCCCTTGCTTTATTGGCATGTGCTACAGCTGGCCCAGAAGTCCCATTATCACTTTTTGGCGGTGTTGCCGATCGCGGCGGTCGCGCTTGCTCGTGGCATTGCAGCCCCGAAACAGCGTAAGACCACGCGGGGCTCGGGTCAGGAAGCAGAGCCGATCAGTGTTTTGGCCACAGATTTCAGCAGTCCGCTCGTTCCGTTGGGCTGTTTAGTCGCGGCATTGCTTGGTCTCGTTGTGGCCATGTACGTCTGGTCCCCGTGGCTGGCAGCCGTCGCGGCATACTTTGCTGTCTTGCCCTGCCTGTGGTTCTTTCGCGGTTGGTACAGCGTTCGGCGATGGGCGCCTCTGTGGGTCCTGTTTGCGGTGGTGATCCCGCCACCTTTTGGAATGGACGAAGACCTGATCCTGTGGCTTCGCGGTCACGCAACCAACATGACCAGCGCGGTACTGGATCAGTTCAATGTCTTGCATCGCAGCTACGCCAACGTGATTGAGCTGCCCGAGCGCAAGTTGTTCATCGCTGACGCTTGCAGCGGTATCCATTCGCTCTACGTCTTGTTGGGGGCGGCGCTGTTTCTCGGTCTACTCAATGGTCGAAACTGGATCCACATCGGCGTCCTGCTGTTGACGACGTTCGGAATCGTGCTGGTGGAGAACGTCGCACGATTGACCTCGGTCGCATTGGGATTTCAATACCGGATGGACCTCAGTGAAGGTCCCAATCACGCTTACCTAGGTTTCATACTGTTCGGATTGTCG from Stieleria varia carries:
- the xrtU gene encoding exosortase U gives rise to the protein MPIRETASAPKRLRAYAGSVLLFWFAVLLASIPGTVAYLAGLPSHDRWITIPAILLALTGLVANRWDRVLRMPSSVFSVILVAMSLALGAYSGFRFSPALSALGFLLAATACLRSQFPFATTRQSLVYLAWLPLMLVRFPAGITDKFLTRMSGISGAMASWLLDAMDVVHYVRQDVLEISGGPIFVSEVCKGTPTLSLLLMLTMIWFVVFRRPAMMAPVYWSVCAAWLVAVNAIHVTIVALGAEWYEVDPADPTMNRWLGVGSLALAMLMILSTDRLLAIASNPVPETEAGRLSNPLSMGWNWLMAWGTALEKELDSQWHPSEMDQPGIPPIVWTKTMLWAAMLFAVPIASLGVLTTTMNWTQAFPMPAAITPWAESTEMDELLARYALIRGQSLQSVDEHRDLKYTDVWSGEFQGSPILISISQPYQDWHDLRRYYTANDWRVQEWNAAWRNVDANDPMESPSIARALFTNSTGVRGHLFFDAVDGYGGRLGVPLIGAVNAMYRSDTDLENRAKEGAGGKLMLQLWYESAQPISDDQLFELGRRFHQFRSVVQQSLTWHKTKYTQADFSSSNTPRRTARAMFSGKTVHDVMSEAVK
- a CDS encoding polysaccharide biosynthesis tyrosine autokinase; its protein translation is MLEQDIHQINDAAAGEDLPGLSGESMLTVLWRFKWLLVIFTAVGLGVGYWVYQRKPTTYMASSKLMFRSDKPLILNSQTGVMEGGIPSGNIMQSVITSDSIMASVAQDPALTLLPSMTGKSVAQIAATIRSGVRFQTITNAADSRDRMIASLSFEGGDPALCVAAVNVMSAAISDHFDAERESQLDNLGKLVNQAYNDLLPKYEELVEEYHEFQENSPLKWDKDRQVINPHRERQLRLQAEREDLESEAMKYERELKTADLIRQQNPDPIMVAQMIGGSAGLGDPNRFSEIQSPMAANVLGLGDDLELERLGVEQQLVPLETERAELISQFGDNHPQVVSITSKIENIRRRLNELESQKAARQAQLRAEIKTTDINTLRLKERQERASSFVAAYMGGLAQRLTVLQEDMRELDQKIATEEALADQLHKAENTDKAFNRKMDFLKGMLDELDQRIEELDLANTNGGIVVEPLLNTGNAYVTGPDLKKDLILFGMLGLGLSGLMAMLFEAGAKMFRSAEEIQKELRLPVLSHIPLDESRVQQGKTVMDKELSRLDPKLSVVHRPYSSSAEAIRGIRTALFFDRRAYDSKVFQITSPLPGDGKSTIAANIGCSIAQSGKKVLLIDLDLRSPRMSLRFNLQSDVGLTNVLNGEMSPGAAVHETPIENLDIMACGPLPANPAEALTIAELSDVFDWARANYDFVIVDTPPLLMVSDPAVVTTYVDAAMLVMRIRRRCKPNAKESVAMLRSAGVRIVGVVVNKIDEVSGSASYKASASGSYQSIGYGYGDKYRQRYQKEANATDTYIVKGKSDEAPTVVAPPDVSPTLITGSTNAESTPDESYSSR
- the xrtU gene encoding exosortase U; amino-acid sequence: MPESLALAAADDPSTSGQVQAESGDLERERGGVWASPYLLTILVALGFLPLLYWHVLQLAQKSHYHFLAVLPIAAVALARGIAAPKQRKTTRGSGQEAEPISVLATDFSSPLVPLGCLVAALLGLVVAMYVWSPWLAAVAAYFAVLPCLWFFRGWYSVRRWAPLWVLFAVVIPPPFGMDEDLILWLRGHATNMTSAVLDQFNVLHRSYANVIELPERKLFIADACSGIHSLYVLLGAALFLGLLNGRNWIHIGVLLLTTFGIVLVENVARLTSVALGFQYRMDLSEGPNHAYLGFILFGLSLGLVLSADQFWRFILGANPKLPFLPRSTKASSSASENDESNHRIPRAWRIVLLNIGLCFPLLAVAQVFAMPGAPPTVAHLFDDSLSLPDFGPDAAPEQFGGFRRFDYERIRRVPGDPFGQESQQWVYSHPDGTQAMISIDFPYEGVHDACECYTQVGWDIYEQSIQTAEQLSGIGGLSIVPDGPMGLARMRQTLDGEGLLLSSCSDMEGNVAVVLKELLQRNAGERLAARFGGGTDRDTIASAGQGTAPPFVQFQLLAKSANGFSEQQLAELTNLYLTVRAHLKSEVLRSVLEAKQ
- a CDS encoding tetratricopeptide repeat protein, with product MSSLSEFWERATDRWMSVRRALRLPRISTLWDSFDHSGPLSDSDWLIRLRRKWSDDDQELKLLGLINPFSWLAWTMQFIVRWFATRDVKSILPAVPAIAVASTLTALALIAILRDDSQSETTYGDVLTNAIRESETRRAEIAAERLLVLAPENPGYRFQLALLYQLQGHPTDAMAIMNQLAMSDQYSPAALWVLDSMMFVNASDGIAPRGGTMVREGMTRRTQWSDSQREMIDRLYQITKGRLPEKESRYASELYAHFLMDTGATKPAAEMFDELARQDRSQSLQAAQLMAELGDQQNANRLAKEAVTHLQATIRETPADVESRLGLARAFAIRGEHHLAYKTLSEGMRVAEDERLRWPCAEALLTMSEKLGASVDNSESFLQRANIVAQAALVAPDHVDVRQALLQLAHDSPSVDLSNTAAAHLAMLRDNSNQRAHLIEAIVFLLAGDESKARPHLDLAFRRESEADAIHLVSVLAGLLGVGDPGNQKQGLKLLNQTLQRCPDDWRLLLARGKLLHRMGEAQAARADLERVLACSDSERTCHELLAEIFREIGDDSSAAKHSQLANEADRTVNVRSGELTSPVNVSEN